A portion of the Leptospira inadai serovar Lyme str. 10 genome contains these proteins:
- a CDS encoding putative toxin-antitoxin system toxin component, PIN family, with protein sequence MQKVLLDTNVYISAILFGGKPRIILEELISGKVIGYISNSILKEIELTLKKPKFKLNEEFISIILSEIELITKKTANISLSDYSGLRDRDDYHILESALAAKVDYLITGDQDLLVLYNLKSLKIVSPEQYLNLDSEGETSD encoded by the coding sequence ATGCAAAAGGTTTTATTAGATACCAATGTTTATATATCGGCAATATTATTCGGTGGAAAGCCTAGAATAATATTAGAAGAACTTATCTCCGGCAAAGTAATTGGCTATATTTCTAACTCTATACTGAAAGAGATAGAATTGACTTTGAAGAAACCAAAATTCAAATTAAATGAAGAATTTATTTCAATTATCTTATCCGAGATTGAATTAATTACTAAAAAGACGGCAAACATTTCATTATCGGATTACTCAGGACTTAGAGATAGAGACGATTATCATATACTGGAAAGCGCTCTTGCTGCGAAAGTCGATTATTTGATAACGGGCGATCAAGATTTACTTGTCTTATATAATTTGAAATCTCTGAAAATTGTTTCTCCTGAACAATATTTAAACTTAGACAGTGAAGGGGAGACGAGCGACTAA
- a CDS encoding CopG family ribbon-helix-helix protein: MNQTVNISFEQGLLKEIDKIAKREHRSRSELIREAARAYIEKKSKWEKIFEIGSAISKTSNITESSLIDEIKRIRKQKKTS, translated from the coding sequence ATGAACCAGACTGTCAATATTTCATTCGAACAGGGCCTCTTAAAGGAAATAGATAAAATAGCCAAAAGAGAACATAGGTCTCGATCCGAATTAATAAGAGAGGCTGCACGCGCATATATTGAAAAGAAATCTAAGTGGGAGAAAATTTTCGAGATTGGTTCAGCTATTTCTAAAACATCGAATATAACGGAAAGTTCTCTGATAGATGAAATAAAACGTATCAGGAAGCAAAAGAAAACTTCCTAA
- a CDS encoding HigA family addiction module antitoxin → MNKELMNIHPGEILIEDFLKPMEITAYKLAQATHIDQKRISEIIHGRRSITADTALRFSRFFGNSPEFWLSIQAHYDLEVKQYELKNELKTIKKFQELKLVN, encoded by the coding sequence ATGAATAAAGAATTAATGAATATTCACCCTGGTGAAATCTTAATAGAAGATTTTCTAAAGCCGATGGAAATTACGGCTTATAAATTAGCTCAAGCTACTCATATCGATCAAAAACGTATAAGTGAAATAATTCACGGTCGTCGTTCTATTACTGCTGATACTGCGTTAAGGTTTTCTCGGTTTTTTGGAAATTCGCCCGAGTTCTGGCTATCAATACAAGCTCATTATGATTTAGAAGTTAAACAATATGAGCTCAAAAACGAATTAAAAACGATCAAAAAATTTCAAGAACTCAAGCTAGTTAATTAA
- a CDS encoding type II toxin-antitoxin system RelE/ParE family toxin, whose amino-acid sequence MILSFSDKECETIWLGKFSKKFPKDIQRTVRRKLIHLDSAKTLEDLKIPPGNRLHALSGDRRGQHSISINMQYRICFIWENGNVTNVEIVDYH is encoded by the coding sequence GTGATCCTTTCTTTTTCTGATAAAGAATGCGAAACCATATGGCTGGGTAAGTTTTCGAAGAAATTTCCGAAGGATATACAAAGAACAGTTAGACGGAAGCTTATACATTTAGATAGCGCGAAGACTTTAGAAGATTTAAAAATTCCTCCCGGTAACAGATTGCATGCTCTATCTGGAGATAGGCGAGGACAACATAGTATTTCCATTAATATGCAGTATAGGATCTGCTTTATTTGGGAAAATGGTAACGTAACAAATGTTGAGATTGTCGATTATCATTAG
- a CDS encoding PP2C family protein-serine/threonine phosphatase — protein sequence MNLLNSKAGGILNPWSFLEREFDYKEIGAWRDLIRIDQSFIRIAFLLHFLVYFLLLIPDVRQSERGTVYFGIILSLNLLSFVLSFQRRYLSAIIHGTNFSIVFLVMLILNESFYIFHDLHSLQLYNNYFLLVGFLVLFQMFRLRAEGCLVTGAYSIVLHLGFVYVKVKGMNLSLAPLVLLIPDVVYIILSIIGTAIVIIVRRLVRISSELDSDYRFLQHELQIARKVQETLFPEEISVKGFRYEVYRSMPNEIGGDFYDFVQLREGNTGVFLTDIAGHGIASALVASFIKIMVATMPYRLKLHPVRLLEYIDDTLLRQFKSHHASGVYIFFDFISKEIHFANGGHPYLIHSQNGSEFREIETTGSILGFGIKRPIAELVTLPIRSGERLFLYTDGLIENRNEEGKQLGTEGLLEILNSNRIAENLKAFKEAIQSDLAKFFGDVEFEDDTLFLIIEME from the coding sequence ATGAATCTATTAAATAGTAAAGCCGGCGGCATTTTAAATCCTTGGAGTTTCCTAGAACGGGAGTTCGATTATAAAGAAATCGGTGCTTGGCGAGATCTAATACGGATCGATCAATCGTTTATCCGGATCGCTTTCCTGCTCCATTTTCTCGTATATTTTCTATTGCTTATTCCGGACGTTCGTCAATCCGAGAGAGGGACCGTCTATTTCGGAATCATATTAAGTTTAAACCTGCTTAGTTTCGTTCTCTCGTTTCAGAGACGTTATTTATCGGCGATCATCCACGGAACGAATTTTTCGATCGTTTTCCTCGTGATGCTGATTTTAAACGAGTCGTTTTATATTTTTCACGATCTACACAGCCTTCAATTATATAATAATTATTTTCTATTGGTTGGGTTTCTTGTCCTATTTCAGATGTTTAGACTTAGGGCGGAAGGTTGTTTGGTTACCGGAGCATATTCGATCGTCCTTCATCTCGGTTTCGTATACGTGAAAGTTAAAGGGATGAATTTGAGTCTTGCGCCTTTGGTGCTGCTGATCCCCGACGTCGTTTATATCATCCTTAGCATCATCGGAACCGCAATCGTGATTATCGTAAGGAGGCTTGTGAGAATATCTTCGGAATTGGATTCGGATTATCGGTTTCTGCAACACGAACTTCAGATCGCGAGGAAAGTACAGGAAACGTTATTTCCCGAAGAAATCAGTGTTAAAGGATTTAGATACGAAGTGTACCGATCCATGCCCAATGAAATCGGCGGGGATTTCTACGATTTTGTGCAATTAAGGGAGGGAAATACCGGCGTTTTTTTGACAGATATCGCGGGTCACGGAATCGCATCGGCACTCGTGGCTTCGTTTATCAAGATTATGGTCGCAACGATGCCGTATCGATTGAAGCTTCACCCGGTCCGCCTTTTGGAATACATAGACGATACGTTACTAAGGCAGTTCAAGTCTCATCACGCATCGGGCGTTTACATTTTCTTCGATTTTATCTCGAAAGAGATCCATTTCGCAAACGGAGGACATCCCTATCTAATCCATTCCCAAAACGGCAGCGAATTTAGGGAAATCGAGACGACAGGAAGTATTTTAGGCTTCGGAATCAAGCGACCGATCGCGGAACTCGTAACTTTACCGATTCGTTCGGGAGAACGCCTTTTTCTGTACACCGACGGGTTGATCGAGAATCGAAATGAGGAAGGAAAACAGCTTGGTACGGAAGGGCTTTTGGAAATATTGAATAGCAATAGGATCGCCGAGAATCTAAAAGCATTTAAGGAAGCGATCCAATCGGATCTCGCTAAGTTTTTCGGCGATGTCGAATTCGAAGACGATACTCTTTTTTTGATAATAGAAATGGAATAG
- a CDS encoding enoyl-CoA hydratase/isomerase family protein yields the protein MSEILINITKEGGIAVLEINRPSALNALNEELLIQIKESFQSLEKDGATRVAIITGQGKAFVAGADIAKMRELEAKEAESFSRIGQEAFDAIQNSEIVSVAAVNGFALGGGLELALACDIRVGAEKAKLGLPEVSLGLIPGFGGTQRLARLIGYGRAIELVLTGDMISAEEAYRIGLLNKFVKDGEDLMSVAKQIAQSLLKKGPLAVKTAKKIVREGLDGPQSKGMEAECKAFGGLFAGKESKEGMGAFLEKRQPNF from the coding sequence ATGAGCGAAATTTTGATCAATATAACGAAAGAAGGCGGGATTGCGGTTTTAGAAATAAATCGACCTTCTGCGTTAAACGCCTTGAATGAAGAATTGCTAATTCAGATTAAAGAGTCGTTTCAGTCTCTGGAAAAGGACGGAGCTACTAGGGTTGCAATTATTACCGGCCAAGGGAAAGCCTTCGTAGCGGGAGCGGACATCGCAAAAATGCGGGAACTTGAGGCAAAAGAAGCGGAAAGTTTTTCAAGAATCGGACAGGAAGCATTCGACGCGATTCAGAACAGCGAAATCGTTTCCGTCGCCGCAGTGAACGGTTTTGCGTTGGGTGGCGGATTGGAATTGGCTCTGGCCTGCGATATCCGTGTAGGAGCGGAGAAAGCCAAGTTGGGTCTTCCCGAAGTTTCCCTGGGTTTGATTCCCGGATTCGGAGGAACGCAAAGACTTGCGCGATTGATCGGTTATGGTAGAGCCATCGAACTCGTCCTTACCGGGGATATGATTTCGGCCGAAGAAGCGTATAGGATCGGATTACTTAATAAATTTGTAAAGGACGGCGAGGACCTGATGTCGGTTGCAAAGCAAATCGCTCAGTCTCTTTTGAAAAAAGGTCCTCTTGCGGTCAAGACGGCCAAAAAAATCGTTCGGGAAGGATTGGACGGCCCTCAATCCAAAGGCATGGAAGCGGAATGCAAAGCCTTCGGGGGCCTGTTTGCAGGAAAAGAATCTAAGGAAGGAATGGGCGCGTTTTTGGAGAAACGACAACCTAACTTTTAA
- a CDS encoding DUF192 domain-containing protein translates to MKPSVFAVIFFLLLFPAAGRGEYQSPIYLEKAVIYVNEHPLVVEIANTEPSRQRGLMFRKKLPENEGMLFIFPSEDYLTFWMKNTLIPLSIAYFNKDKRMVDTYEMEPNQTKTLYHSSEKVLYALEANKGWFAKKGLGRFAVLKMESRFIGK, encoded by the coding sequence ATGAAGCCGAGCGTATTCGCAGTTATTTTCTTTCTACTTCTTTTTCCCGCCGCGGGTCGGGGAGAATACCAATCTCCCATTTATCTGGAAAAGGCCGTTATTTACGTAAACGAACACCCCTTGGTGGTCGAGATCGCGAATACGGAGCCTTCGAGACAAAGAGGTCTGATGTTCAGAAAGAAGTTGCCCGAAAATGAAGGAATGCTATTCATTTTTCCTTCCGAAGATTATCTGACCTTTTGGATGAAGAATACCTTGATTCCGTTAAGTATCGCTTACTTTAATAAGGATAAAAGAATGGTGGATACGTACGAGATGGAGCCGAATCAAACGAAGACTCTATACCATTCCTCCGAGAAAGTACTGTATGCGTTGGAGGCGAACAAGGGATGGTTTGCAAAGAAAGGACTGGGGCGATTTGCGGTCCTAAAGATGGAATCCCGCTTTATCGGTAAGTAA
- a CDS encoding DUF3332 family protein, whose amino-acid sequence MVKKILKKTLLLLVVAMVSLGSLANCFGRFAVTHKFFSAHDGINIGSGFFNKFVKTLLLYFPFAILYGIGIFVDVVLFNLIEFWSGSNPVGLNEFDKEGKFAKTFLQDGTQITLTFTRFGSRLDLSVEKDGKFETLTALRNQPGKFFKSEGNKLVEVEVTSETVGSQVILKLVEQGKLKSSKVIEAKTLADLQSQVVEAL is encoded by the coding sequence ATGGTAAAAAAAATCTTAAAAAAAACCCTCCTGCTACTCGTAGTTGCGATGGTCTCGCTTGGTTCCCTTGCAAATTGTTTCGGCAGGTTCGCGGTAACTCATAAATTCTTCAGCGCGCATGACGGAATCAATATAGGGAGCGGATTCTTTAATAAGTTCGTAAAAACCTTACTATTGTATTTTCCCTTCGCAATTTTGTACGGTATAGGAATTTTCGTAGACGTTGTATTGTTTAATCTAATCGAATTCTGGAGCGGCAGCAATCCGGTCGGCTTAAACGAATTCGATAAAGAAGGTAAATTTGCAAAAACATTCCTGCAGGACGGGACACAAATTACTCTCACATTTACGAGATTCGGCTCTCGATTGGATCTCAGTGTGGAAAAGGACGGTAAGTTCGAAACTTTGACGGCGTTACGAAATCAACCGGGCAAATTCTTTAAGTCGGAAGGAAATAAACTAGTAGAAGTGGAGGTAACTTCCGAAACGGTTGGATCTCAGGTAATCCTGAAACTAGTGGAGCAAGGAAAGTTAAAATCCTCTAAAGTAATCGAAGCCAAGACCTTGGCCGATTTACAGTCCCAGGTCGTCGAAGCGCTTTAA